Proteins from a genomic interval of Musa acuminata AAA Group cultivar baxijiao chromosome BXJ1-9, Cavendish_Baxijiao_AAA, whole genome shotgun sequence:
- the LOC135594256 gene encoding pyrophosphate--fructose 6-phosphate 1-phosphotransferase subunit alpha-like codes for MESDYGVPRDLSGLQKQRALYQPELPLCLQGTTVRVEFGDTTIAADPADDHAIRQAFPHTSGQPLAHFLRATANVPDAQIIEEHPAIRVGIVFCGRQSPGGHNVIWGLYNAIKSHNPESTLFGFVGGTEGLFARRILKITDDILSTYKNQGGYDLLGRTKDQIRTSEQVNATMSACQEPNLTGLVIIGGVTSHTDAAQLAETFVESKCQTKVVGVPVTLNGDLKNQFVETDVGFDTICKVNSQLISNVCTDALSAEKYYYFIRLMGRKASHVALECTLQSHPNMVILGEDVAVSKLTIFDITKQICDAVQARAEKDKYHGVILIPEGLVESIPELYALLQEIHGLHRQGVSVETIPCQLSPWASALFEFLPPFMRKQLVLHPESDDSAQLSQIETERLLAHLVETEMNRRLKEGTYIGKKFNAICHFFGYQARGSLPSKFDCDYAYALGHVCYHILAAGLNGYMATITNLKNPVNKWRCGAAPITAMMTVKRLYGAGATAIGKPAIHPATVDLEGKAYELVRLRASSFLMDDIYRNPGPIQFEGPGADAKSISLCVEDQDYMGRIKLLQEYLDKVKSIVKPGCSQDVLKAALSAMASVTDVLALMSSSSMNGQTPL; via the exons ATGGAATCGGACTACGGCGTCCCGCGAGACCTGTCGGGTCTACAGAAGCAGCGGGCTCTTTACCAGCCGGAACTCCCTCTATGCCTTCAG GGGACAACAGTTAGGGTTGAGTTTGGTGACACAACAATTGCTGCAGACCCTGCAGACGACCATGCTATCAGACAGGCCTTTCCTCACACATCTGGGCAACCTTTGGCTCATTTTTTGAGGGCTACCGCTAATGTTCCAGATGCACAGATAATAGAAGAGCATCCAGCTATCAG GGTGGGAATTGTATTTTGTGGGAGACAATCCCCAGGAGGACATAATGTAATTTGGGGTCTTTATAATGCCATTAAATCTCATAACCCAGAGAGCACATTATTTGGATTTGTTG GTGGTACGGAGGGCTTATTTGCTAGGAGAATTCTGAAAATTACAGACGATATACTTTCCACATATAAAAATCAGG GTGGTTATGATTTGCTCGGACGGACGAAAGATCAAATAAGAACAAGTGAGCAAGTCAATGCTACAATGTCTGCGTGCCAAGAACCGAATTTAACCGGTCTTGTCATTATTGGTG GAGTTACATCCCACACAGATGCTGCTCAGCTAGCAGAGACCTTTGTGGAGTCCAAATGTCAAACAAAG GTAGTTGGAGTTCCTGTAACCTTGAACGGAGATCTCAAGAACCAATTTGTTGAGACAGACGTTGGGTTTGACACAATATGCAAG GTTAATTCGCAACTCATCAGCAATGTTTGTACAGATGCCCTTTCTGCAGAGAAG TATTACTATTTTATTCGCTTGATGGGACGTAAGGCATCTCATGTGGCCTTAGAGTGTACTCTCCAGTCGCATCCAAACATG GTTATCCTAGGTGAGGATGTTGCCGTATCGAAACTTACAATTTTTGACATAACAAAACAGATCTGCGATGCAGTCCAAGCCAGGGCAGAGAAAG ACAAGTATCATGGTGTCATTCTTATCCCCGAGGGGCTAGTAGAAAGTATTCCAGAATTGTACGCCCTGCTCCAG GAAATCCACGGTCTTCATCGCCAAGGAGTTTCTGTTGAGACAATACCTTGTCAGCTTTCACCATGGGCATCCGCGTTGTTTGAATTTTTGCCACCATTTATGAGGAAACAG TTGGTTCTCCACCCGGAGTCTGATGACTCTGCACAACTTTCCCAG ATCGAGACTGAAAGGCTGCTAGCCCATCTGGTGGAGACAGAAATGAACAGACGGTTG AAAGAAGGCACATATATAGGAAAGAAGTTCAATGCAATCTGCCACTTTTTTGGATACCAAGCTCGGGGATCTTTGCCATCAAAATTCGATTGCGATTATGCCTAT GCGCTTGGCCATGTCTGCTATCACATATTAGCTGCTGGTTTGAATGGTTACATGGCGACCATAACAAATCTGAAGAACCCTGTGAATAAGTGGAGGTGTGGAGCTGCTCCGATAACG GCAATGATGACTGTCAAGAGGTTATATGGCGCAGGAGCAACAGCTATCGGAAAGCCTGCCATCCATCCTGCCACAGTTGACTTGGAAGGAAAAGCCTATGA GTTGGTGAGGCTCAGAGCTTCCAGTTTTCTGATGGACGACATATATAGAAACCCAGGGCCAATCCAATTTGAAGGGCCGGGTGCTGATGCAAAGTCTATTTCGTTGTGCGTCGAAGACCAAGACTACATGGGCCGAATTAAATTGCttcaggagtatttggataag GTGAAAAGCATCGTTAAGCCTGGGTGTTCGCAGGATGTGCTGAAAGCAGCTTTGAGTGCTATGGCTTCGGTGACAGACGTGTTAGCGCTGATGTCTTCCTCCTCCATGAATGGGCAGACACCTCTCTGA
- the LOC103997817 gene encoding uncharacterized protein LOC103997817 — MRLIDRSDSPQDVAAAVVCSALLVLSAASAAAVLRVRRLCRRRLHDIVNPLWSVRLVLLLFASIWSLSDILRSPIFRRRLPLPFRRRLDILCHAHLVATQALAEPAFLTVVLFLLRASIRPKPASSASAFAGAIAAALVSALPFLTLYSLYLTVSTWDLRRLSLPPVLFGPSDSGVTSISSSAAAAYQCTYPLIGAVLLAVLGAVYVPVFISASWGAVSVVINRRLRARLYALSATVVGALSVQVAALTFSTLCNPGDTAFQWLSLAAAVAFATLAAVGEAILVVWPIIDALSVGKTEATPKHMQSTCVVGVRDVAQEEGEVDGGWSDR; from the coding sequence ATGCGGCTGATCGACCGCTCCGACTCCCCCCAGGACGTGGCCGCTGCCGTCGTATGCTCCGCCCTCCTCGTCCTCTCCGCTGCCTCCGCCGCAGCCGTTCTTCGTGTACGCCGCCTCTGCCGCAGGCGCCTCCACGACATCGTCAACCCGCTCTGGTCCGTccgcctcgtcctcctcctcttcgcctCCATCTGGTCCCTCTCCGACATCCTCCGCTCCCCAATCTTCCGACGTCGCCTCCCGCTCCCCTTCCGCCGCCGCCTGGACATCCTCTGCCACGCCCACCTCGTCGCCACGCAGGCTCTAGCCGAGCCCGCCTTCCTCACcgtcgtcctcttcctcctccgcgcCTCCATCCGCCCCAAACCAGCCTCCTCAGCCTCCGCATTCGCTGGCGCCATCGCCGCCGCGCTCGTCTCCGCCCTCCCATTTCTCACCCTTTACTCTCTCTACCTCACCGTCTCTACCTGGGACCTCCGCCGACTTAGCCTCCCCCCCGTCCTCTTCGGCCCCAGCGACAGCGGTGTAACTTCGATCTCTTCCTCCGCCGCCGCGGCCTACCAGTGCACGTACCCGCTCATCGGCGCCGTTCTCCTCGCGGTACTGGGCGCGGTGTACGTACCGGTCTTCATCTCCGCCTCGTGGGGAGCGGTGTCGGTGGTCATAAACCGGCGGCTGAGAGCGAGGCTTTACGCGCTCTCCGCCACGGTGGTTGGGGCACTCTCCGTCCAGGTGGCTGCTCTCACCTTCTCAACGCTCTGCAACCCTGGCGACACCGCGTTCCAGTGGCTCTCCCTCGCCGCTGCCGTCGCGTTCGCGACGTTAGCAGCAGTCGGCGAGGCGATCCTGGTCGTCTGGCCTATCATCGATGCGCTCTCCGTCGGCAAGACGGAGGCAACACCGAAGCACATGCAAAGCACGTGCGTGGTGGGTGTGCGGGACGTGGCACAGGAGGAGGGGGAGGTGGACGGCGGGTGGTCTGACCGCTAA
- the LOC135592962 gene encoding galactan beta-1,4-galactosyltransferase GALS1-like, translating into MKANPRKEGGGGNGASPPIPLLPCFDVKAFVATLVVLTLVMAMWQLQPYESLFTSRSSCPLATATSNTVTSVRKSELSLTPDSAFNSTALKPLPSSNLSVPTAKMRTPALDRNKRVFQAYGSAAALFVLMGAYRGGPATFAVVGLASKPTHVYGRPWYKCEWVPDPNPSAAPNATSQPQPVRAKAYKMLPDWGYGRVYTVVVVNCSFPFNPNTDNAGGKLLLHAYYSTKSRRYEKFVALEESPGSYDESRFRPPFKYEYLYCGSSLYGNLSASRIREWMAYHAHFFGPSSHFVFHDAGGIGPEVRAVLDPWVRAGRATVQDIQAQAEYDGYYYNQFLVVNDCLHRYRHVANWTFFFDVDEYIYLPQGRTLESVLRNLSDYTQFTIEQNPMSSKLCVQDPKKDYSKEWGFEKLVFRNSITGVRRDRKYAIQAKNAYATGVHMSENVIGKTTHKTEDMIRYYHYHNSINVLGEPCREFVPLPAAGNVTWFEKIPYVYDDNLKRLADTIRRFEKQTIGTIPAW; encoded by the exons ATGAAAGCCAACCCGaggaaagagggaggaggaggtaaTGGAGCGTCCCCTCCCATTCCGCTCCTCCCCTGTTTTGACGTGAAGGCCTTCGTAGCCACCCTTGTAGTCCTCACCCTCGTCATGGCCATGTGGCAGCTGCAACCCTACGAGTCCCTCTTCACCTCCCGCTCCTCCTGCCCTCTCGCCACCGCCACTTCCAACACTGTCACCAGCGTCCGGAAATCGGAGCTCTCTCTCACCCCTGATTCCGCTTTCAACTCCACCGCCCTGAAGCCACttccaagctccaatctttcggtTCCCACCGCCAAGATGAGAACCCCCGCTTTGGACCGCAACAAACGGGTCTTCCAGGCCTACGGCAGCGCCGCCGCCCTCTTCGTCCTGATGGGCGCCTACCGCGGCGGCCCGGCCACCTTCGCCGTCGTCGGGCTGGCCTCCAAGCCCACCCACGTCTACGGTAGACCCTGGTACAAATGCGAGTGGGTTCCCGACCCCAACCCGTCCGCTGCCCCCAACGCCACCTCCCAGCCACAGCCAGTCCGCGCCAAAGCCTACAAGATGCTGCCGGACTGGGGCTACGGCCGCGTCTACACTGTCGTCGTCGTCAACTGCTCCTTCCCCTTCAACCCCAACACGGACAACGCCGGCGGCAAGCTCCTCCTCCACGCCTACTACTCCACCAAGTCCCGGAGGTACGAAAAGTTCGTGGCTCTGGAGGAGTCCCCGGGCTCCTACGACGAGTCCCGCTTCCGGCCACCGTTCAAGTACGAGTACTTGTACTGCGGCTCCTCTCTCTACGGCAACCTGAGCGCGAGCCGGATCAGGGAGTGGATGGCCTACCACGCCCACTTCTTCGGCCCCAGCTCCCATTTCGTCTTCCACGACGCCGGGGGCATCGGCCCGGAGGTGCGAGCGGTGCTCGATCCATGGGTGAGGGCGGGGCGCGCCACCGTGCAGGACATCCAGGCTCAAGCGGAGTACGATGGTTACTACTACAACCAGTTCCTGGTGGTGAACGATTGCTTGCACAGGTACCGGCATGTGGCCAATTGGACCTTCTTCTTCGACGTGGACGAGTACATATACCTGCCCCAGGGGCGGACGCTCGAGTCCGTGCTGCGTAACCTCTCCGACTACACCCAATTCACCATCGAGCAGAATCCCATGTCCAGCAAGCTGTGCGTGCAGGACCCCAAGAAAGACTACTCCAA GGAATGGGGATTCGAGAAGCTGGTGTTCCGCAACTCCATCACCGGAGTAAGGAGAGACCGCAAATACGCCATCCAGGCCAAGAACGCGTATGCCACGGGCGTCCACATGTCGGAGAACGTCATCGGCAAGACCACCCACAAGACGGAGGACATGATCCGATACTACCACTACCACAACTCCATTAATGTGTTGGGCGAGCCATGCCGGGAATTTGTGCCGCTACCGGCGGCAGGCAACGTGACATGGTTTGAGAAGATCCCATACGTTTACGATGACAACTTGAAGCGTCTCGCCGACACCATCAGGCGTTTCGAGAAGCAAACCATAGGGACCATCCCGGCGTGGTAA
- the LOC135592963 gene encoding probable L-type lectin-domain containing receptor kinase S.5, translating into MSYSPRPAVLRLPSATVFALFFLPLLLPSARSQLINTTIISNKTYSTYTFPSFYSVNNNTNLLLLKDADHSQGALQLTPDSRNQISFLLNKSGRVFFTTPFRLWEDRLSPSDNTTKYVASFNASFNINVFRSEGTIPGEGLAFLIASIPEAPPPGSEHGYLGLTNATLDANPDNRFVAVEFDTVKQEYDPNDNHVGLDINSVNSTVTANLSFLIAPVKATIYTVWVDYDGVSRHMWVHMAIVGDPKPSAAVLSSPLDLSDYLTQYSYFGFSASTGTNYELNCVLSWNLTVEMIPDDKSRMPTWKLAVIVSSGVLAVMILLAALLVGLYVRRRKVGDGPSAVVLGMLKSLPGTPREFEFKVLNKATNNFDEKMKLGKGGFGEVYKGMLPGENKAVAVKKFSRANSRQDDFLKELTIINRLRHKHLVPLVGWCHTSGMLLLVYDYMPNGSLDQHLFEGPDLPILNWERRYNVITGVASALHYLHDEYEQRVVHRDLKASNIMLDANFNARLGDFGLARALETDRTSYAEMEMGGVPGTMGYIAPECFHTGKATCESDVFGFGAVVLEVVCGRRPRSDIAGFKFLSDWVWKLHREGRVLESVDPRLEGDYVPADAERLLLLGLACSHPSPGDRPKMQTVVQIVSRAVAPPAVPHFKPAFVWPSGPVEEGDAGPSSRLTSTSSAVMSSYYASSAEGTSQYLIQEGHVGPRDASISTV; encoded by the exons ATGAGCTATTCCCCTCGTCCGGCCGTGCTCCGCCTCCCTTCGGCCACCGTCTTCGCCCTCTTCTTCCTACCCCTTCTCCTTCCATCCGCCCGATCTCAGCTTATCAACACCACAATCATCTCCAACAAGACCTACTCCACCTACACCTTCCCCTCCTTCTATAGCGTCAACAACAACACCAATCTCCTCCTCCTCAAGGACGCCGACCACAGCCAGGGTGCCCTCCAGCTCACCCCGGACAGCAGAAATCAGATAAGCTTCCTTCTCAACAAATCCGGCCGCGTCTTCTTCACCACCCCTTTCCGACTTTGGGAAGATCGGCTTTCCCCTTCCGACAACACCACCAAGTATGTTGCCTCCTTCAACGCCTCCTTCAACATCAACGTCTTCCGGTCCGAAGGCACCATCCCCGGTGAAGGCCTCGCTTTCCTCATAGCCTCGATCCCGGAGGCGCCGCCGCCCGGGAGCGAGCACGGCTACCTCGGCCTCACCAACGCCACCCTGGATGCCAACCCCGACAACCGCTTCGTGGCCGTCGAGTTTGACACCGTGAAGCAGGAGTACGACCCAAATGATAATCACGTCGGCCTCGACATCAACTCCGTCAACTCCACCGTCACGGCCAATCTAAGCTTTCTAATAGCCCCGGTAAAGGCCACCATCTACACCGTATGGGTGGACTACGACGGAGTCAGCCGCCACATGTGGGTGCACATGGCGATCGTGGGCGACCCGAAGCCATCCGCCGCGGTCCTCAGCTCCCCACTTGACCTCAGCGATTACCTAACCCAGTACTCCTACTTCGGCTTCTCAGCGTCGACGGGAACGAACTACGAGCTCAACTGCGTGCTATCCTGGAATCTCACGGTGGAGATGATCCCCGATGATAAGAGTCGCATGCCGACATGGAAGCTGGCCGTGATCGTCAGCAGCGGCGTGCTGGCCGTCATGATACTGCTTGCAGCGCTCTTGGTGGGGCTGTACGTGAGGAGGAGAAAGGTGGGGGACGGTCCGAGCGCGGTGGTACTAGGAATGCTGAAAAGTCTTCCAGGGACGCCGAGGGAGTTCGAGTTCAAGGTGCTAAACAAGGCGACCAACAACTTCGACGAGAAGATGAAGCTGGGGAAAGGGGGGTTCGGGGAGGTGTACAAAGGCATGCTGCCGGGTGAAAACAAGGCGGTGGCGGTGAAGAAGTTCTCCAGGGCTAACAGCCGGCAGGACGACTTCCTCAAGGAGCTCACCATCATCAACCGCCTTCGCCACAAGCATCTCGTCCCTCTTGTTG GATGGTGCCACACAAGCGGGATGCTGCTCCTCGTGTACGACTATATGCCGAACGGTAGCCTGGACCAGCACCTCTTCGAGGGACCAGACCTGCCAATCTTGAACTGGGAGCGGCGGTACAACGTGATCACCGGCGTCGCCTCCGCCCTCCATTACCTCCACGACGAGTACGAGCAGAGAGTGGTGCACCGGGACCTCAAGGCCTCCAACATCATGCTCGACGCCAACTTCAACGCCCGCCTAGGTGACTTCGGCCTCGCTCGCGCCCTCGAAACCGACAGGACATCCTACGCCGAGATGGAGATGGGCGGCGTCCCCGGCACGATGGGGTACATAGCCCCGGAGTGCTTCCACACGGGCAAGGCGACCTGTGAGTCCGACGTCTTCGGCTTCGGCGCCGTCGTGCTCGAGGTCGTGTGCGGCCGCCGCCCCCGTAGCGACATCGCAGGCTTCAAGTTCCTCTCCGACTGGGTGTGGAAGCTCCACCGCGAGGGGCGCGTTCTCGAGTCCGTCGACCCCAGGCTGGAGGGGGACTACGTCCCGGCGGACGCCGAGCGGCTCCTCCTCCTGGGTCTGGCATGCAGCCATCCCAGTCCCGGGGACCGGCCCAAGATGCAGACAGTCGTCCAGATCGTCTCCCGGGCAGTGGCGCCGCCGGCGGTTCCGCACTTCAAGCCGGCGTTCGTGTGGCCGTCGGGCCCCGTCGAGGAGGGCGACGCGGGGCCATCAAGCCGGTTGACCAGCACCAGCTCCGCCGTGATGTCCTCCTACTATGCGTCGTCAGCCGAGGGGACGTCACAGTACCTCATCCAGGAAGGACACGTGGGGCCCAGAGACGCGTCCATTTCCACGGTGTAA
- the LOC135594255 gene encoding AT-hook motif nuclear-localized protein 25-like, with protein MAGTESGGRSAGTGGFSRYLRPPPPSAHLQPEKSKPSPEKRTKLSPNHGGDQQAATSAAAGSSVGPIRRPRGRPPGSKNKPKPPIVVTRDSPNALRSHVIEVANGADVVECVAEYARRRVRGVSVLSGGGAVANVALRQPGASPPGSVVATLRGRFEILSLTGTVLPPPAPPGAGSLTVFLAGGNQGQVVGGSVVGPLVAAGPVVLTAACFSNAVYERLPLEECEEAAAAAEQGQQPVVSQSSGATGAGGERGGSDGVPFYNLGGSYPFAGDAFGGFRPPF; from the coding sequence ATGGCCGGAACGGAATCCGGGGGCAGAAGCGCCGGCACCGGAGGTTTCTCTCGCTACCTCCGCCCACCGCCACCTTCCGCGCACTTGCAACCGGAAAAATCGAAGCCCTCCCCGGAGAAAAGGACCAAGCTTTCCCCCAACCACGGCGGCGACCAACAGGCCGCTACGTCGGCCGCGGCAGGTTCCTCCGTAGGCCCCATTCGTCGCCCACGCGGGCGTCCCCCTGGCTCCAAGAACAAGCCGAAACCCCCCATCGTCGTCACGCGCGACAGCCCCAACGCGCTCCGCTCCCACGTGATCGAGGTCGCCAACGGAGCCGACGTGGTTGAGTGCGTCGCCGAGTACGCGCGGCGGCGCGTTCGTGGAGTGAGCGTCCTGAGTGGCGGCGGGGCCGTCGCCAACGTCGCACTCCGCCAGCCTGGGGCGTCGCCTCCTGGCAGCGTCGTGGCGACGCTGAGAGGGCGGTTCGAGATCCTGTCACTCACGGGAACTGTTCTGCCGCCGCCAGCACCGCCCGGCGCCGGTAGCCTGACCGTATTTTTAGCCGGTGGTAATCAGGGGCAAGTCGTGGGGGGTAGCGTCGTGGGGCCGCTGGTGGCAGCCGGGCCGGTGGTGCTGACGGCGGCGTGCTTCTCGAACGCGGTGTACGAGCGGCTGCCTTTGGAGGAGTGCGAGGAAGCTGCTGCTGCGGCCGAGCAGGGTCAGCAACCGGTGGTGTCGCAGTCCTCTGGCGCTACCGGTGCCGGCGGCGAGCGTGGCGGAAGTGACGGTGTGCCGTTCTACAACTTGGGAGGAAGTTATCCGTTTGCAGGCGATGCTTTTGGAGGGTTCAGGCCACCATTCTGA